A genome region from Eurosta solidaginis isolate ZX-2024a chromosome 2, ASM4086904v1, whole genome shotgun sequence includes the following:
- the LOC137239975 gene encoding MLX-interacting protein-like, whose protein sequence is MQDWKFWILGLILEPLLSSYTSSVSSASLEELRRTAFLWVDQHCSLIDLRPAVSNKLKYLSMKTDILSDPPSTLQEEVAKAIFNNIGHHPNLHGT, encoded by the exons ATGCAAGACTGGAAATTTTGGATT CTTGGACTTATTTTGGAACCGCTACTCTCCTCATACACATCGTCTGTGTCTAGCGCCAGTTTAGAAGAATTACGTCGTACGGCGTTTTTATGGGTCGATCAACATTGTTCATTGATTGATTTGCGACCAG CGGTATCCAATAAATTAAAGTACTTGTCGATGAAAACAGACATTCTGTCCGATCCGCCATCAACTTTGCAAGAAGAGGTCGCTAAAGCTATTTTCAATAACATTGGACATCATCCCAATTTGCATGGCACTTAA